CTCGGCGAGCTCGCGAGGCAGCTCTGCGGGCGACATGTGCACCAGCCAGCCGATGGCCTGGATCGGCATCTGCCGGTCCGGGTCGCCGACGACCTTGACCATGCCGTCCTCGAGCACGAGCTCGCTGGGCTCGGCGCCCAGCTGGGAGCCGGCCACGAGCTTGATCTCGCGGATGAGCTTGTTGGTCGCGTCGATGAGGGCGCCGATGCCGGTCACGACGAACTGGGAGGCGTAGGAGCCGGAGAAGCCGGTCTGGGTCCCGAGCAGCGAGTCGCCGCCGCGGTGGGTGATGAGGTCGTCCGGCCGCAGGCCGAGCATGTCCGCGACCACCTGCGCCATCGTCGTCTCGTGCCCCTGGCCGTAGGCGACGCCGCCGGTGACCACGTAGACCGAGCCGTCCGAACCCATCCGGACCAGGCCGGCCTCGGTGTTGCCGCTCATCCCGGAGTTGGGGTTGATGTAACGGGACTGGCCGAAGTTGTTGGTGCCGGAGTCCAGCGTCGAGCCGATGCCGATGCCGATGCGCTTGCCGGTGCCGACGGCGGCGGCCTGCAGCTCCTTCGCGTCCTCGTAGTCGATGAGCGCGAGCACCTTGCGCAGGCTCTCGGGCAGGTCGCCGGAGTCGTACACGCACTCGTTGACCGTGGTGTAGGGGTACTGGTCGGGCTGGATGTAGTTCTTCAGCCGGAACTCCACCGGGTCGAACCCGAGCTTGGTGGCGGCGATGTCGAAGAGCCGCTCCATGGCCCACAGGTGCTGCATGCGGGAGTAGCCGCGCACCGGGAGGGTCGGGCCCTTGTTGGTGTAGACGGACTTCCAGTTCACGCGCAGGTGCTTGATCTGGTAGCAGGCGTTGGCCACCTGCGACCAGATCGGGGCGCCCAGGGGCTCGTAGCGGGTGTAGGCGCCGTGGTCGTCCAGGGCGTCGTAGGTCACGCCGAGGACGGTGCCGTCGTTCTGCACCGCCATCTTGATGTTGGTGAACGTGCGCTCGTTGGAGTGCCCGCCCTCCATGTGGGCCTCGGACCGCGTCTGGGTCCAGCGCACGGGACGGCGGAACTTTCGGGCCATCAGCGCCAGGGCCACCATCGGGATGAACATGCCGACCTTGACACCGAACGAGCCGCCGATGTCCTTGCTGAGCAAGCGGATCTTCTCCACGGGGTGGCGCAGGGCCTTGGCGACCATCAGCAGCGTCAGCTGCGGCTGGGCGCAGCCGCTCTGGATGGTGAAGGCGTCCATGCCGGCGTCGTAGTCGACCGAGACCACGAAGGTCTCCAGCGGCGTCGGGGAGAAGCGGTGGAAGTGCAGCTCGTCGACCTCGATGACGTGGTCCGCGTTCTGCAGCGCGAAGTCGATGTCGCCGAAGTCGAAGTCGCCCTGCCAGGAGATGTTCTCGCCGATGCCTGCGTGGAGCACCGGTGCGTCGTCCGCGATGGCCGCACGGGCCTCGACGACCGCGGGCAGCTGCTCGTACTCGACGACGACGGCGGCCGCGGCGTCGCGGGCGGCCTCACGGGAGTCGGCGGCGACGGCGACGACCGGCTCACCGACGTAGCGGACCTTGCCGCCGCTGGCCAGGGGTCGGTCCACCTCGGCCGCGCCGGGCCCGGCCTGGTACTCGATGAACGGGTCGCTGAGCTCTTCGACGTCCTCGGGCGTCAGCGTGCCGACGAATCCCTTGACCTTGGCGGCCCCGGAGACGTCGATCTTCGTGATGCGGGCGTGGGCGAACGGGGAGCGGACGAACTGCACGTAGGCGAGGCGGAAGGTGGGCGTGTCGTCGGCGAACTCGCCCTCGGCCCGCAGCAGGCGGTCGTCCTCGCGGCGCAGGATCGCCTGGCCCTCGTACTTCTGCTTCGCGGTCGCGCGCGTGGAGGTGATGGTCATGCCTGCGCCCCTGTCGTCTCGGTGTGGCGGCCGTGCGGCAGCGGGGCGTCGGCCCCGCCGGCGGCGCAGACGGCGTTGACGATGTTCTCGTAGCCGGTGCAGCGGCAGATGTTGCCCTTCAGAGCGCGGCGCACCGACTCGTTGCTGACCTCTTCGCCCGACTCGAGGAAGTCGGTGGCGGTCATCAGCATCCCGGAGGTGCAGTAACCGCACTGGAGGGCGTGGTGCTCCTTGAACTTCTGCTGCAGGTCGTTGAGCGTGCCGTCCTCGGCGGCGAGGGACGCGGCGGTGTCCACCTCGGAGCCGTCGGCCTGGACGGCCAGGATCATGCACGACTTCGCCAGCTTGCCGTCCCACTTGACGGTGCAGGCGCCGCAGTTGCCGGTGTCGCAGCCGATCTTGGGACCACGGCGGTCGAGGTCGTCGCGCAGCCAGTGCACGAGCAGCTTGCGCGAGGACACGACGCCCTCGTGCTCCTCGCCGTCGACCGTGACGGTGATGGGATGGAGGTCGGGACCTGCGAGCAGGTCCGTGGTGGTCTGCTGGCTCATGCCTGCTCCTTCTCGATGACGTCGACGAGGGCGCGGCGCAGCTGCACCTTGGCCATCGCGCGCCGGTACTGGGCGCTGCCGTGGGTGTCGGAGATGGTCTCGAACGGCTCGGTGTCGAACGCGGCGAGGGCCGCCGTGATCGTCTCCTTGGCGAGGGGGCGCCCGGCGATCGCGGCCTCGACCGCCGTGAGGCGCACCGGCGAACCGGGGACGGTGCCGAGGTAGACGCGCGGCTCGGTCAAGGACTCACCGTCGACGGCGGCGCGCACCACCACCCGGGCCAGCGCCCAGGAGTCGCGGGCCAGCTGCATGTGCCGGTGGACGAGCCGGGTGCCCGCGGGCAACGCCGGCACGTGGACGGCCGTGAGGAGGCCGCCGCCGGTCACCGCCGTGGCGAGCGCCCCGCGGAAGAACTGCTCCGCCGGGAGGGTGTCGGCGCCGTCCGCGGTGATGACCTCGAAGGAGGCACCGAGCGCGGACAGCAGCGGCGGGAAGTTGTTGGTTGGGTCGTTCAGCGAGACGTTGCCGCCGATGGTGCCGCGGTTGCGCACCTGCCGGTCGACGAGGCCGGCCGCCATCTCGGCGACCGAGGGGACGACCTCGCGCACGACCGCGTCCCTGGCCAGCTCGGCATAGGTGGTGGCGGCGCCAATCCGCACCCCGTCCCCCGCCCGTTCGACGCCCCGCAGTTCTTCCAGCGCATGGACGTCCACGAGCGCGGTGGGCGAGACGAGGTCGAGCTTGAGGGCGTTGATGAGGGTCTGGCCGCCAGCCAGCACCGCGGCGCCGGGCACCTCGCGGAGGAGGTCGGTGGCGTGGCTGACGCTGTGTGGCCGGAGATACCGGAAGGGCGGAAGAATCATGGAGGAACCTTCCTCGAGTACCCCGCGAGGGGACTCGAACGTCGTCGTCGACTCGAATGACCGGAACCTTCCCGTATTTGTGATCACATGTCAAGAGGATCAGATACGGGAGTGTCCGGGGGCTTAGCGGCGGGAAGATTCGCTAGCAGGCGGCCGTGCCGTGCCGGCGAGACACCCCGTCGCGGTGAGCGTCCCCTGCCCGTGTCTACCGTGCGATCGATGGTCACGTAGTGAGAACGTGATCACAGCCGCATGTAAACTCACCGCATCCCGGTCCCCCGGGCCCCGACGTCGTCGCCAGCCGCCCGGGAGTCGGCGCACTCATGACCTCCACGAACCACGATCTCTTCGAGCTCTCGCCCGAGAACGGCTCCGGGCTGCACCGGACGATGGCCGACCGCGTGACCGTTGAGATCCACCGGCTGATCATCATGGGCGACATCGAACCTGGCTCCGCGCTGCCCATCCGGGACCTCGCGGACCGGTTCGGCACAAGTGCGATGCCGGTCCGCGAGGCACTGCGCCGGCTGGGCGCGCTCGGTCTGGTGGAGATCGCGCCGCAC
This window of the Georgenia yuyongxinii genome carries:
- a CDS encoding xanthine dehydrogenase family protein molybdopterin-binding subunit; its protein translation is MTITSTRATAKQKYEGQAILRREDDRLLRAEGEFADDTPTFRLAYVQFVRSPFAHARITKIDVSGAAKVKGFVGTLTPEDVEELSDPFIEYQAGPGAAEVDRPLASGGKVRYVGEPVVAVAADSREAARDAAAAVVVEYEQLPAVVEARAAIADDAPVLHAGIGENISWQGDFDFGDIDFALQNADHVIEVDELHFHRFSPTPLETFVVSVDYDAGMDAFTIQSGCAQPQLTLLMVAKALRHPVEKIRLLSKDIGGSFGVKVGMFIPMVALALMARKFRRPVRWTQTRSEAHMEGGHSNERTFTNIKMAVQNDGTVLGVTYDALDDHGAYTRYEPLGAPIWSQVANACYQIKHLRVNWKSVYTNKGPTLPVRGYSRMQHLWAMERLFDIAATKLGFDPVEFRLKNYIQPDQYPYTTVNECVYDSGDLPESLRKVLALIDYEDAKELQAAAVGTGKRIGIGIGSTLDSGTNNFGQSRYINPNSGMSGNTEAGLVRMGSDGSVYVVTGGVAYGQGHETTMAQVVADMLGLRPDDLITHRGGDSLLGTQTGFSGSYASQFVVTGIGALIDATNKLIREIKLVAGSQLGAEPSELVLEDGMVKVVGDPDRQMPIQAIGWLVHMSPAELPRELAETVTLVGRGVYNAPFNVPDLETKKGNLTLTYSTQVHAAVVEIDEETGQITVLRYAMVDDCGNPINPMLVEGQVQGATAHGLSAALFENMHYTPDGQLLGANFYDYHAATAYDMPILRYDNVVSPSPFTPTGAKGMGEGGGAPQHTLGAAVQNALGDTGIVIDSHIPSEVVLDLLAGANSEHVKVIR
- a CDS encoding (2Fe-2S)-binding protein, with the translated sequence MSQQTTTDLLAGPDLHPITVTVDGEEHEGVVSSRKLLVHWLRDDLDRRGPKIGCDTGNCGACTVKWDGKLAKSCMILAVQADGSEVDTAASLAAEDGTLNDLQQKFKEHHALQCGYCTSGMLMTATDFLESGEEVSNESVRRALKGNICRCTGYENIVNAVCAAGGADAPLPHGRHTETTGAQA
- a CDS encoding FAD binding domain-containing protein, whose protein sequence is MILPPFRYLRPHSVSHATDLLREVPGAAVLAGGQTLINALKLDLVSPTALVDVHALEELRGVERAGDGVRIGAATTYAELARDAVVREVVPSVAEMAAGLVDRQVRNRGTIGGNVSLNDPTNNFPPLLSALGASFEVITADGADTLPAEQFFRGALATAVTGGGLLTAVHVPALPAGTRLVHRHMQLARDSWALARVVVRAAVDGESLTEPRVYLGTVPGSPVRLTAVEAAIAGRPLAKETITAALAAFDTEPFETISDTHGSAQYRRAMAKVQLRRALVDVIEKEQA